The proteins below are encoded in one region of Peribacillus muralis:
- a CDS encoding YtzH-like family protein, protein MPLSHEHQMSLLKDILTNHQSDCCGSVSECEQVERLVKSLMINMDIDSNVKTILTEIYEYSQGGIGASDLDAHITTHQDNLSQWVDDIDQY, encoded by the coding sequence ATGCCGCTTTCCCATGAACACCAAATGTCACTATTAAAGGATATACTGACCAACCATCAATCTGACTGCTGCGGGTCCGTTTCTGAGTGCGAGCAGGTTGAAAGACTCGTCAAATCCTTGATGATCAACATGGATATTGATAGCAATGTGAAAACGATATTGACGGAGATTTACGAATACAGCCAGGGGGGCATCGGTGCCTCCGATTTAGATGCACATATTACGACCCACCAGGACAACCTGTCCCAGTGGGTGGATGATATCGATCAATACTGA
- a CDS encoding phosphotransferase family protein, with the protein MEHLLGQEWDISPAGGATGEAFIAEKDGQKLFLKRNSSPFLAVLSAEGIVPKLMWTKRLENGDVITAQHWMEGRELSQQEMDNIRVAKLLQKIHQSDPLLSMLKRLGKSPLRPESILTDIEIGLSSDVTDIPIIKQAIHFLQNNLLLIECDEEVVCHCDVNHNNWLMTETDGLYLIDWDGAVIGDPAIDLGILLYSYIPREEWNQWLARYGKKLDAGLEMRMKWHTVSQLVLSIQWHHRRSRYEERDDLLQKLEALLMID; encoded by the coding sequence TTGGAACATTTATTAGGTCAGGAGTGGGATATATCCCCTGCTGGAGGAGCTACAGGAGAAGCCTTTATAGCCGAGAAAGATGGGCAGAAGCTTTTCCTAAAACGTAATTCATCACCATTTTTGGCTGTTCTTTCAGCTGAGGGCATTGTTCCGAAGTTAATGTGGACAAAACGCCTGGAAAATGGAGATGTCATTACGGCCCAGCATTGGATGGAAGGCAGGGAGCTATCTCAGCAGGAAATGGACAATATAAGAGTCGCAAAGCTGCTTCAGAAAATTCATCAATCCGATCCTTTGTTAAGCATGCTCAAAAGGCTTGGGAAATCCCCTTTACGACCTGAAAGTATACTTACAGACATAGAAATCGGATTATCTTCCGATGTTACGGATATCCCGATCATCAAGCAAGCCATTCATTTTTTACAGAACAATCTCCTGTTGATTGAATGCGACGAAGAAGTCGTCTGCCATTGTGATGTGAACCATAATAATTGGCTCATGACCGAAACGGACGGATTATACCTCATTGATTGGGACGGAGCGGTCATTGGCGACCCCGCCATCGACCTTGGGATCCTTCTGTATTCCTATATCCCAAGGGAGGAATGGAATCAATGGCTTGCCCGATACGGCAAAAAGCTTGATGCAGGCCTGGAGATGAGGATGAAATGGCACACGGTTTCACAACTTGTGCTTTCCATCCAATGGCATCATCGTAGGAGTCGGTACGAGGAAAGAGATGATTTACTGCAAAAATTGGAAGCCTTATTGATGATTGACTGA
- a CDS encoding diacylglycerol/lipid kinase family protein: MPNLDETLYFIVNPLAGNERSMKVWDKAEKMLKTNAVPHQVFFTAEKGHALRLTEEILSRTNRDTRIIAVGGDGTINEMMNGAIPFPHAIIGSLAAGSGNDYVRGIQKTKDIEQALRLFQDNAHKAIDIGQYETADKGGYFINSLGMGIDAEIAAEADRSPLKKWFNIVKAGKLVYLILFVKQLFTYKPGSMELIVDGKHQILKNIWFIVIANQPYFGGGMKISPHSKLDDGRVNVIAVHDFPRLKLLAVFFTVLWGGHLNMKNVDSYTGKMIKMKNHHSAKIQADGEIIGTDEVSAKVLKAKIRVLIKD, translated from the coding sequence ATGCCGAACCTTGATGAAACCCTTTATTTCATTGTGAACCCATTGGCTGGAAATGAACGAAGTATGAAGGTTTGGGATAAAGCGGAGAAAATGCTGAAAACAAACGCCGTTCCCCATCAGGTGTTTTTTACGGCAGAAAAAGGACATGCATTGCGATTGACGGAGGAAATTTTATCAAGGACAAACCGGGATACTAGGATCATTGCTGTTGGAGGGGATGGCACGATAAATGAAATGATGAATGGCGCCATTCCATTTCCTCATGCCATCATCGGATCCCTTGCAGCGGGCTCTGGCAATGATTATGTAAGAGGCATCCAAAAAACGAAAGATATCGAGCAGGCCCTTCGTTTATTTCAGGATAACGCACACAAGGCTATAGACATCGGTCAGTACGAGACGGCTGACAAGGGCGGTTATTTTATCAACAGCCTGGGAATGGGAATCGATGCTGAAATTGCCGCTGAAGCGGACCGCTCCCCTTTGAAAAAATGGTTTAATATCGTCAAGGCGGGTAAGTTGGTTTATCTCATCCTTTTTGTTAAGCAATTATTCACTTATAAGCCTGGCAGTATGGAATTGATCGTCGATGGCAAACATCAAATATTGAAAAACATTTGGTTCATCGTCATTGCGAACCAGCCTTACTTCGGCGGGGGCATGAAAATTTCACCGCATTCAAAGCTCGATGACGGCAGGGTGAATGTGATCGCGGTTCATGATTTTCCCAGGCTGAAATTATTGGCCGTGTTCTTTACCGTTTTGTGGGGTGGGCATCTAAACATGAAAAACGTTGATTCTTATACTGGTAAAATGATTAAAATGAAAAATCACCATTCAGCAAAAATCCAGGCGGATGGTGAAATTATTGGAACGGATGAAGTGTCTGCCAAGGTCTTGAAAGCGAAAATCCGGGTCCTGATCAAGGATTGA